One Pseudomonas muyukensis DNA segment encodes these proteins:
- a CDS encoding GNAT family N-acetyltransferase gives MPPILELESPRLVLRQWQDDDLREFAALCADPQVMRYFPAPMTRVEAAALIGRIRGHFNEYGFGLWALERKDTGAFIGMTGLLNVNFDAAFAPAVEIGWRLARRHWGLGFASEAAWACLRCAFAQLQLDEVVSFTTASNVPSQKVMQAIGMRHDPAGSFEHPRLPAGDPLRPHVLYRIDRACWQENQRG, from the coding sequence ATGCCCCCCATCCTCGAACTGGAAAGCCCGCGCCTGGTGTTGCGCCAATGGCAGGACGACGACCTGCGCGAATTCGCCGCGCTGTGCGCCGACCCGCAGGTGATGCGCTACTTCCCGGCACCGATGACGCGGGTCGAGGCCGCCGCGCTGATCGGTCGGATCCGCGGCCACTTCAACGAATACGGCTTCGGCCTGTGGGCCCTGGAGCGCAAGGACACTGGCGCCTTCATCGGCATGACCGGGCTGCTTAACGTCAATTTCGACGCCGCCTTCGCCCCGGCCGTGGAGATCGGCTGGCGCCTGGCCCGTCGCCATTGGGGCCTGGGCTTTGCCAGCGAGGCGGCGTGGGCCTGCCTGCGCTGCGCCTTCGCCCAGCTGCAGCTGGACGAGGTGGTGTCGTTCACCACCGCCAGCAACGTGCCCTCGCAGAAAGTCATGCAAGCCATCGGCATGCGCCATGACCCGGCCGGCAGCTTCGAACACCCACGCCTGCCGGCGGGGGACCCGTTGCGCCCGCATGTGCTGTACCGCATTGACCGCGCCTGCTGGCAGGAGAACCAGCGCGGTTGA
- a CDS encoding histidine phosphatase family protein, whose amino-acid sequence MLPSNTLPNPAILARPRRRRSPMTLGAAFGLVLALVGGGAWLATRTPIVNLGNEQQLSDSGLLQAWKDGAVIVMIRHAERCDAAPGPCLAEPDGITVAGSQAAQRVGQGLHELGLNGADLLSSPKLRTRQTAHFILGQALASADWLGTCDPQFPAEAMAHKRPGHNLVLVTHNGCIDHFARQQHVPGGERASGYASALFVSLDGSGKARILGRLNEPDWQRVLASSGR is encoded by the coding sequence ATGCTTCCCAGCAACACCTTGCCCAACCCGGCCATCCTGGCCCGCCCTCGGCGCCGCCGTTCGCCCATGACCCTCGGCGCCGCCTTCGGCCTGGTTCTGGCCCTGGTCGGCGGCGGGGCGTGGCTAGCGACGAGGACACCCATCGTGAACCTTGGCAACGAGCAACAATTGAGCGACAGCGGCCTGCTGCAAGCCTGGAAGGACGGCGCGGTGATCGTGATGATCCGCCACGCCGAGCGTTGCGACGCCGCCCCCGGGCCGTGCCTGGCTGAACCCGACGGTATCACCGTGGCCGGCAGCCAGGCGGCGCAGCGGGTCGGCCAGGGGCTGCACGAACTGGGGCTCAACGGCGCCGACCTGCTCAGCAGCCCCAAGCTGCGCACCCGCCAGACCGCGCATTTCATTCTCGGCCAGGCGCTGGCCAGCGCAGACTGGCTGGGCACCTGCGACCCGCAGTTCCCCGCCGAAGCCATGGCCCACAAGCGGCCGGGGCACAATTTGGTGCTGGTGACCCACAACGGCTGCATCGACCATTTCGCCCGCCAGCAGCATGTCCCCGGTGGCGAGCGTGCAAGCGGCTATGCCAGCGCGCTGTTCGTTTCGCTGGATGGCAGCGGCAAGGCGCGTATTCTCGGGCGCCTGAACGAGCCGGACTGGCAGCGGGTGCTGGCCTCCAGCGGCCGCTGA
- a CDS encoding histone deacetylase family protein, protein MPLPLIYHDDYSPEFPPDHRFPMDKFRLLRDHLVDSGLTTDEALLRPQVCPNDILALAHDRGYIERYMNGELSREDQRRLGLPWSEALARRTVRAVGGSLLAAEQALQHGIACHLAGGTHHAHYDHPAGFCIFNDLAVISQYLLQAGRVQRVLIFDCDVHQGDGTARILHDTPEAVTVSLHCEQNFPARKAHSDWDIPLPRGMNDQAYLKVVEDALNYLLPLYQPDLVLYDAGVDVHQDDALGYLQLTDAGLAARDEHVLRQCLGRDIPVVGVIGGGYSKDRLALARRHGILHHSAARVMGCSQ, encoded by the coding sequence ATGCCCCTGCCGCTGATCTACCACGACGACTACAGCCCTGAATTTCCCCCCGACCATCGCTTCCCGATGGACAAGTTCCGCCTGTTGCGCGATCACCTGGTGGACAGTGGCCTGACCACCGATGAGGCCTTGCTGCGCCCGCAGGTCTGCCCCAATGACATCCTCGCCCTGGCCCACGACCGCGGCTACATCGAGCGCTACATGAATGGCGAGCTGTCCCGCGAGGACCAGCGCCGCCTGGGCCTGCCCTGGAGCGAAGCCCTGGCCCGGCGCACCGTGCGCGCGGTCGGCGGCTCGCTGCTGGCCGCCGAGCAGGCGTTGCAGCATGGCATCGCCTGCCACCTGGCCGGCGGCACCCACCATGCCCATTACGATCACCCCGCAGGCTTCTGCATCTTCAATGACCTGGCGGTGATCAGCCAGTACCTGCTGCAGGCCGGGCGGGTGCAGCGGGTGCTGATCTTCGATTGCGACGTGCACCAGGGCGACGGCACCGCGCGCATCCTCCATGACACCCCCGAGGCGGTGACCGTGTCGCTGCACTGCGAGCAGAACTTCCCGGCGCGCAAGGCCCACAGCGACTGGGACATCCCCCTGCCGCGCGGCATGAACGACCAGGCCTACCTCAAGGTGGTGGAAGACGCGCTGAACTACCTGCTGCCGCTGTACCAGCCCGACCTGGTGCTGTACGACGCCGGGGTCGACGTGCACCAGGACGATGCCCTGGGTTACCTGCAGTTGACCGACGCGGGCCTGGCCGCCCGCGACGAGCACGTGCTGCGCCAGTGCCTGGGCCGCGACATCCCGGTGGTGGGGGTGATCGGCGGTGGCTACAGCAAGGACCGCCTGGCCCTGGCCCGGCGCCACGGCATCCTCCATCACAGCGCCGCGCGGGTCATGGGTTGTTCACAATGA
- a CDS encoding TIGR03862 family flavoprotein, translating to MNDPRPSSRPLVAVIGGGPAGLMAAEALARRGVAVEVFDAMPSVGRKFLLAGVGGMNITHSEPYPAFIGRYAERQGDIDALLRGFDAQALRQWIHGLGIETFVGTSGRVFPRDMKAAPLLRAWLKRLREAGVVIHTRHRWLGWNADGTLQIAYPQGELQLRADAVVLALGGGSWARLGSDGAWAALLAERGVDISPLQASNCGFEVAGWSDLLKHKFAGAPLKNIALAVPGSAPRKGEFILTAQGVEGSLVYAWSAPLREAINRDGQATLLLDLLPDRPVDKIAQALAKPRGSRSMAKHLQGQLGIDGVKAALLRELTDPATFAEPQRLAVAIKALPITLVRARPLDEAISSAGGVRFEGLDPGLMLTGLPGVFCAGEMLDWEAPTGGYLLTACFASGLRAGNAAADWLMRPA from the coding sequence ATGAACGATCCCCGCCCCAGCTCCCGTCCCCTTGTCGCCGTGATCGGTGGCGGCCCTGCCGGCCTGATGGCCGCCGAGGCCCTGGCCCGACGCGGGGTGGCGGTCGAGGTGTTCGATGCCATGCCTTCGGTGGGCCGCAAGTTCCTGCTGGCCGGGGTCGGTGGCATGAACATCACCCATTCCGAGCCCTACCCCGCCTTCATCGGCCGCTACGCCGAACGCCAGGGCGACATCGACGCGCTGCTGCGCGGCTTCGACGCCCAGGCCCTGCGCCAGTGGATTCACGGCCTGGGCATCGAAACCTTCGTCGGCACCTCGGGCCGGGTGTTCCCCCGCGACATGAAGGCCGCGCCGCTGCTGCGCGCCTGGCTCAAGCGCCTGCGCGAGGCCGGGGTAGTTATCCACACCCGTCACCGCTGGCTCGGCTGGAACGCCGACGGCACCTTGCAGATCGCTTATCCACAGGGTGAATTGCAGCTGCGCGCCGACGCCGTGGTACTGGCCCTGGGCGGTGGCAGCTGGGCGCGCCTGGGGTCGGACGGCGCCTGGGCGGCGCTGCTGGCCGAGCGCGGTGTGGATATCTCGCCGTTGCAGGCGAGCAACTGCGGCTTCGAGGTGGCGGGCTGGAGCGACCTGCTCAAGCACAAGTTCGCTGGCGCGCCGCTGAAGAACATTGCCCTGGCCGTGCCGGGCAGCGCGCCGCGCAAGGGTGAGTTCATCCTCACCGCCCAGGGCGTGGAAGGCAGCCTGGTGTATGCCTGGTCGGCGCCGTTGCGCGAGGCGATCAATCGCGACGGCCAGGCGACCTTGCTGCTCGACCTGCTGCCGGACCGGCCTGTGGACAAGATTGCCCAGGCCCTGGCCAAGCCCCGGGGTTCGCGGTCGATGGCCAAGCACCTGCAAGGCCAGCTGGGTATCGACGGGGTGAAGGCTGCGCTGTTGCGCGAGCTTACCGACCCGGCGACCTTCGCCGAGCCACAGCGGCTGGCGGTGGCGATCAAGGCATTGCCGATCACCCTGGTGCGCGCGCGGCCGCTGGACGAAGCGATCAGCAGCGCAGGTGGCGTGCGTTTCGAAGGGTTGGACCCAGGCTTGATGCTGACGGGCTTGCCCGGGGTGTTCTGCGCCGGCGAGATGCTGGACTGGGAGGCGCCGACCGGCGGGTACCTGCTGACGGCGTGTTTCGCCAGTGGTTTGCGCGCGGGAAATGCCGCGGCGGATTGGCTGATGCGCCCGGCGTAA
- a CDS encoding DEAD/DEAH box helicase — protein MNFAQLGLIEPLLRTLQTLDYTTPTPVQAKAIPAVLAGRDLMAAAQTGTGKTAGFALPVLQRLALEGEKVASNSIRALVLVPTRELAEQVHANVREYAENLPLSTYAVYGGVSINPQMMRLRRGVDLLVATPGRLLDLFRQNAIKFGQVQTLVLDEADRMLDLGFAEELQAVYAALPRKRQTLLFSATFSEQIRLLAGLALNDPLSIEVSPRNAAATTVKQWLVPVDKKRKADLFIHLMRKQRWKQVLVFAKTRNGVDQLVERLLAEGVNADGIHGDRPQATRQRALDSFKAREIQVLVATDVAARGLDIDDLPLVVNLDLPIVAEDYVHRIGRTGRAGNKGEAISLVCADEVNLLASIETLIRQQLPRHEEPDFIPDHRVPQIDASGQVVKKPKKPKKPKENSAKRGLGRWMDSAEGGAAQPPVKAVRKVPSFGAKPGKRKP, from the coding sequence ATGAACTTCGCCCAACTCGGCCTGATCGAACCGCTGCTGCGCACCCTGCAGACGCTGGACTACACCACCCCCACCCCGGTCCAGGCCAAGGCCATTCCCGCCGTGCTCGCCGGCCGCGACCTGATGGCCGCGGCCCAGACCGGCACCGGCAAGACCGCCGGCTTCGCCCTGCCGGTGTTGCAGCGCCTGGCCCTGGAAGGGGAGAAGGTGGCCAGTAATTCGATCCGCGCGCTGGTGCTGGTGCCGACCCGCGAGCTGGCCGAGCAGGTGCACGCCAATGTGCGCGAGTATGCCGAGAACCTGCCGCTGTCCACCTATGCGGTATACGGCGGGGTCAGCATCAACCCGCAGATGATGCGCCTGCGTCGTGGCGTCGACCTGCTGGTGGCCACCCCAGGGCGGTTGCTCGACCTGTTCCGTCAGAACGCCATCAAGTTCGGCCAGGTGCAGACCCTGGTGCTCGACGAAGCCGACCGCATGCTCGACCTGGGCTTCGCCGAAGAGTTGCAGGCGGTGTACGCCGCGCTGCCGCGCAAGCGCCAGACGCTGCTGTTCTCCGCCACCTTCTCCGAGCAGATCCGCCTGCTCGCAGGCCTTGCGCTGAACGATCCGCTGAGCATCGAAGTGAGCCCACGCAACGCCGCCGCGACCACGGTCAAGCAGTGGCTGGTGCCTGTGGATAAAAAGCGCAAGGCCGACCTGTTTATCCACCTGATGCGCAAGCAGCGCTGGAAGCAGGTGCTGGTGTTCGCCAAGACCCGCAATGGCGTGGACCAACTGGTCGAGCGCCTGCTGGCCGAGGGCGTGAATGCCGACGGCATCCACGGCGACCGCCCGCAAGCGACTCGCCAGCGGGCGCTGGACAGCTTCAAGGCCCGTGAAATCCAGGTGCTGGTGGCCACCGATGTCGCTGCCCGCGGCCTGGACATCGACGATCTGCCGCTGGTGGTCAACCTCGATCTGCCGATTGTCGCCGAGGACTATGTGCACCGTATCGGCCGCACTGGCCGTGCCGGCAACAAGGGCGAGGCGATTTCGCTGGTGTGCGCCGATGAGGTGAACCTGCTGGCCTCGATCGAGACGCTGATTCGCCAGCAGTTGCCGCGCCATGAAGAACCGGACTTCATCCCCGACCACCGGGTGCCGCAGATCGACGCCAGCGGCCAGGTGGTGAAGAAACCGAAGAAGCCGAAAAAGCCCAAGGAGAACAGCGCCAAGCGCGGCCTGGGGCGCTGGATGGACAGCGCCGAGGGCGGCGCTGCGCAGCCGCCGGTGAAAGCGGTGCGCAAGGTCCCGAGCTTCGGCGCCAAGCCGGGCAAGCGCAAGCCCTGA
- the yedA gene encoding drug/metabolite exporter YedA: MPASRRFPLLLIGAFLALYLVWGSTYLFIRIGVESWPPLLMAGVRFVIAGSLLYGFLRWRGAPAPTWPQWRAAGAIGFLLLSCGNGGVTLAEHAGVASGVAALAVATVPLFTLVFGLLFGHRNSRLEWAGIVLGLVGIGLLNLGSNLQASPMGAALILFAAAAWAFGSVWSKSLPLPQGAMASAAQMLVGGAALLIGSAVSGERLTQMPTAAGWGALAYLVFFGSILAFSSYLYLLKHVRPAAATSYAYVNPAVAVLLGIVFAGEQIGAEECVAMAVIIGAVVLIGLPQWRKAPQPPAALKGEMCK, translated from the coding sequence ATGCCTGCCTCTCGTCGCTTTCCACTGTTGCTTATCGGTGCCTTCCTTGCCCTGTACCTGGTCTGGGGCTCGACCTACCTGTTCATTCGCATCGGCGTGGAGTCCTGGCCGCCGCTGCTGATGGCCGGGGTGCGCTTCGTCATCGCCGGCAGCCTGCTCTATGGCTTTTTGCGCTGGCGCGGGGCGCCGGCGCCGACCTGGCCACAATGGCGTGCGGCCGGGGCCATTGGCTTCTTGCTGCTCAGTTGCGGCAACGGCGGCGTGACCCTGGCCGAGCACGCTGGGGTGGCCTCGGGCGTGGCCGCCCTGGCGGTGGCCACCGTGCCGCTGTTCACCCTGGTGTTCGGGTTGTTGTTCGGCCATCGCAACTCACGCCTGGAGTGGGCGGGGATCGTCCTCGGCCTGGTCGGCATCGGCCTGCTCAACCTGGGCTCCAACCTGCAGGCCAGCCCCATGGGCGCGGCGCTGATCCTGTTCGCCGCGGCGGCCTGGGCTTTCGGTTCGGTGTGGAGCAAGAGCCTGCCGCTGCCCCAGGGCGCCATGGCCAGCGCCGCGCAAATGCTGGTGGGCGGCGCCGCGTTGCTGATCGGCAGCGCGGTGAGCGGCGAACGCCTGACCCAGATGCCCACCGCCGCCGGTTGGGGCGCGCTGGCCTACCTGGTGTTCTTCGGCTCGATCCTGGCGTTCAGCTCGTACCTGTACCTGCTCAAGCACGTGCGCCCGGCGGCGGCCACCAGCTACGCCTACGTCAACCCGGCGGTGGCGGTGCTGCTGGGGATTGTGTTCGCCGGCGAGCAGATCGGCGCCGAAGAGTGCGTAGCCATGGCGGTGATCATCGGCGCGGTGGTGCTGATCGGCCTGCCGCAATGGCGCAAGGCGCCGCAGCCGCCGGCAGCGTTGAAAGGCGAAATGTGCAAGTAG
- a CDS encoding Lrp/AsnC family transcriptional regulator → MDKYDRMLLAALLENGRATYAQLARQVNLSAPAVAERVAKLEASGVISGYTAKVDLEKIGLPIQCVIELRLASHGNQQAYEALEKIPELTECHRVTGDPCVIMQAAVASMGELEALINRVSQLGFSKTSIILSSAVQRRVPLGHLDSKSSR, encoded by the coding sequence ATGGACAAATATGACCGCATGCTCCTCGCCGCCTTGCTGGAAAACGGCCGGGCCACCTACGCGCAGCTGGCGCGCCAGGTCAACCTGTCGGCCCCGGCAGTGGCCGAGCGGGTGGCCAAGCTTGAGGCCAGCGGGGTGATCAGCGGCTACACGGCCAAGGTCGACCTGGAGAAGATCGGCCTGCCGATCCAGTGCGTGATCGAATTGCGCCTGGCCAGCCATGGCAACCAGCAGGCCTACGAGGCATTGGAGAAGATCCCCGAGTTGACCGAGTGCCACCGGGTAACGGGCGACCCCTGCGTGATCATGCAGGCGGCGGTGGCGTCGATGGGTGAGCTGGAAGCCTTGATCAACCGGGTGTCGCAACTGGGCTTCAGCAAGACCTCGATCATCCTCTCGAGCGCGGTGCAGCGGCGGGTGCCGCTGGGGCATCTGGACAGCAAGTCGAGCCGATAG
- a CDS encoding NYN domain-containing protein translates to MKKIALFADVQNLYYTVRQGHGCHFNYAALWAEVSREGQIVEALAYAIDRGDSKQQQFQQILRNLGFEVRLKPYIQRADGSAKGDWDVGITLDVIEAAARVDQVVLASGDGDFDLLLERAMQRHGVETVVYGVPGLTALSVIRAASRYVPIEGKLLLR, encoded by the coding sequence GTGAAGAAAATCGCGCTGTTCGCCGACGTGCAGAACCTCTACTACACGGTTCGCCAGGGCCATGGCTGCCACTTCAACTATGCCGCGCTGTGGGCCGAGGTCAGCCGCGAAGGGCAGATCGTCGAGGCGCTGGCCTATGCCATCGACCGTGGCGACAGCAAGCAGCAACAGTTCCAGCAGATCTTGCGCAACCTCGGCTTCGAGGTGCGCCTCAAGCCCTATATCCAGCGTGCCGACGGTTCGGCCAAGGGCGACTGGGACGTCGGCATCACCCTGGATGTGATCGAGGCAGCGGCGCGGGTCGACCAGGTGGTGCTGGCCTCCGGCGACGGTGACTTCGACCTGTTGCTGGAGCGGGCGATGCAGCGCCATGGCGTGGAAACCGTGGTGTACGGCGTGCCGGGGTTGACCGCGCTGTCGGTGATTCGCGCGGCCAGCCGCTACGTGCCGATCGAGGGCAAGCTGCTGCTGCGCTGA
- a CDS encoding DUF2076 domain-containing protein: MNTEEQTLIDGLFGRLKHAEDPAQPRDAQAQARIEEHLREQPAAPYYMAQAILVQEAAIKRLDEQNKQLEAELKQARAQLEATRASSPSGGGGFLSSIFGAGARSPAPEPQRAVAPTSSTGGGWREPAPQAYAPPAAPQGFGAAPAPARGGASSFLGGAMQTAAGVAGGVLLAQGISSLFNHHSQPEEVVEVIKQEPAPASEPSAWNDQDSQRQVADNGGWGSDQGGFADSDYSGDGGGFFSDDDYV, translated from the coding sequence ATGAACACTGAAGAACAAACCCTGATCGATGGCCTGTTCGGCCGTCTCAAGCACGCCGAGGATCCGGCCCAGCCGCGCGATGCCCAGGCCCAGGCGCGGATCGAGGAGCACCTGCGCGAGCAGCCGGCCGCGCCTTACTACATGGCCCAGGCGATCCTGGTGCAGGAAGCGGCGATCAAGCGCCTGGACGAACAGAACAAGCAGCTCGAGGCCGAGCTCAAGCAGGCCCGTGCCCAGCTCGAGGCGACCCGCGCCAGCAGCCCCAGTGGCGGTGGCGGTTTCCTTTCGAGCATCTTCGGTGCCGGCGCCCGCAGCCCGGCGCCAGAGCCGCAGCGCGCGGTGGCGCCGACCTCATCCACCGGCGGTGGCTGGCGTGAGCCGGCGCCCCAGGCCTATGCCCCGCCAGCTGCGCCACAAGGGTTCGGTGCGGCGCCCGCGCCGGCGCGCGGCGGGGCCAGCAGCTTCCTCGGCGGCGCCATGCAGACCGCCGCGGGGGTGGCCGGTGGTGTGTTGCTGGCCCAGGGCATCAGCAGCCTGTTCAACCATCACTCGCAGCCTGAAGAGGTGGTCGAGGTGATCAAGCAAGAGCCGGCACCGGCCAGCGAACCAAGCGCCTGGAACGACCAGGACAGCCAGCGCCAGGTGGCCGACAACGGTGGCTGGGGCAGTGACCAGGGCGGTTTCGCCGACAGCGACTACAGTGGCGACGGCGGCGGCTTCTTCTCGGACGACGACTACGTCTGA
- a CDS encoding YciC family protein, with product MNPLSVLRDSLYFFRRHLASILQLCLPLVVLEALASQLLYRQLGEQASPAYGMLVSLLFYPLYSAALILYLDTRSNGQSIAKRDLFARALQLWPALALLVVISSLLIMAGLALFIFPGVWIMVNLVFAEYLLILRGLPVIEAMRTSARMTTGHFLRIMVCMLSVLAPLWLLEGLLLGLFPEPQPGVQLALDSLNGFLQLFSTVVLYRLFMLLESEASA from the coding sequence ATGAATCCGCTGAGCGTTCTGCGCGACTCCCTGTACTTCTTCCGCCGCCACCTGGCGAGCATCCTCCAGCTGTGCCTGCCGCTGGTGGTGCTCGAGGCCCTGGCCAGCCAACTGCTCTACCGGCAACTGGGCGAACAGGCCTCGCCGGCCTACGGCATGCTGGTCAGCCTGCTGTTCTACCCGCTGTACAGCGCCGCGCTGATCCTTTACCTCGATACTCGCAGCAACGGCCAGAGCATCGCCAAGCGCGACCTGTTCGCCCGCGCCTTGCAGCTGTGGCCGGCGCTGGCGCTGCTGGTGGTGATCAGTTCGCTGCTGATCATGGCGGGCCTGGCGTTGTTCATCTTCCCCGGCGTGTGGATCATGGTGAACCTGGTGTTCGCCGAGTACCTGCTGATACTGCGCGGCCTGCCGGTGATCGAGGCGATGCGCACCAGCGCACGCATGACCACCGGGCACTTCCTGCGCATCATGGTCTGCATGCTGTCGGTGCTGGCGCCGCTGTGGCTGCTCGAAGGCCTGCTGCTGGGCCTGTTCCCCGAGCCGCAGCCCGGCGTGCAACTGGCGCTGGACAGCCTCAATGGCTTCCTGCAGTTGTTCAGCACCGTGGTGCTGTATCGCCTGTTCATGCTGCTGGAGAGCGAAGCGAGCGCCTGA
- the hrpB gene encoding ATP-dependent helicase HrpB, whose product MISLPIDAVLSDLRLALGARDEAVLEAPPGAGKTTRVPLALLDEPWLAGQTILMLEPRRLAARAAAERLASELGEKVGQTVGYRIRLDSKVGPNTRIEVVTEGILTRRLQADPALEGVGLLIFDEFHERSLDADLALALSLNGRALLRDEPPLKILLMSATLEGERLSRLLDDAPIVSSQGRMHPVDIRWGRPFQPGEFVEPRVVDGVLQALADESGSLLVFLPGQAEIRRVHQALQEALGERPGILLCPLHGELDLNAQRAAIEPAPKGQRKVVLATNIAETSLTIDGVRVVIDAGLARVPRFDPGSGMTRLDTQRISRASATQRAGRAGRLEPGVCYRLWSEAQHEQLAAHGSAEILQADLAGLALQLARWGVPPEQLSWLDQPPATAYAQAQDLLARLGAFKPGSRDNLSAHGQAMAELPAHPRIAHLLLRGQDLGLADMACDLAALLGERDILRGGGADLHSRLALLSGEARASRGGQGGVQRARQLARQYRGQLRGQPRSPVAEPDHPRWLGALLALAYPDRVAQQRRPGGAEYRLANGRAALFGEVDALMKSPWLVIADLGSRQGQREERIYLAAEFDPALLDDVLAEQVEQLDLLDWDDREQVLRAERQRKVGELVLSREPLPGLDDQARAKALLGLVRRKGLNLLTWTPELRQWQARVALLRQLDLEKDSDSPWPDLSDHALLANLEDWLQPYLGKVSRLSHFAALDLPALLRNLLPWPLPQRLDELAPAHLSVPSGSSIRLDYSEQPPILAVRLQELFGLADTPRIANGRQQVKLHLLSPARRPVQVTQDLANFWRTTYAEVKKDLKGRYPKHYWPDDPLVAEATARAKPRGT is encoded by the coding sequence ATGATTTCATTACCGATCGATGCCGTACTGTCCGACCTGCGCCTGGCCCTGGGCGCCCGTGACGAAGCGGTGCTCGAGGCGCCGCCTGGCGCCGGCAAGACCACCCGCGTGCCGCTGGCGCTGCTCGACGAGCCGTGGCTGGCCGGGCAGACCATCCTCATGCTCGAGCCCCGGCGCCTGGCCGCCCGCGCCGCCGCCGAGCGGCTGGCCAGCGAGCTGGGCGAAAAGGTCGGCCAGACCGTGGGCTATCGCATCCGCCTGGACAGCAAGGTCGGCCCGAACACGCGCATCGAGGTGGTCACCGAGGGCATCCTCACCCGCCGCCTGCAAGCCGATCCGGCGCTGGAAGGGGTGGGCTTGCTGATTTTCGATGAGTTCCACGAGCGCAGCCTGGATGCCGACCTGGCCCTGGCCCTGAGCCTCAATGGCCGGGCCCTGCTGCGTGACGAGCCGCCGCTGAAGATCCTGCTGATGTCGGCGACGCTGGAGGGCGAACGGCTGTCGCGCTTGCTCGACGACGCGCCGATCGTCAGCAGCCAGGGGCGCATGCACCCGGTGGATATCCGTTGGGGGCGGCCGTTCCAGCCCGGTGAGTTCGTCGAGCCGCGGGTGGTCGATGGCGTGCTCCAGGCCCTGGCCGACGAAAGCGGCAGCCTGCTGGTGTTCCTGCCGGGCCAGGCCGAGATTCGCCGCGTGCACCAAGCCTTGCAGGAAGCGCTCGGCGAGCGCCCCGGCATCCTGCTGTGCCCGCTGCATGGCGAACTTGACCTCAACGCCCAGCGCGCCGCCATCGAGCCGGCGCCCAAGGGCCAGCGCAAGGTGGTGCTGGCGACCAATATCGCCGAGACCAGCCTGACCATCGATGGCGTGCGTGTGGTCATCGACGCCGGGCTGGCGCGGGTGCCGCGCTTTGACCCCGGCAGCGGCATGACCCGCCTGGACACCCAGCGTATCTCCCGCGCCAGCGCCACCCAGCGTGCCGGCCGGGCCGGGCGCCTGGAGCCGGGGGTGTGCTACCGGCTGTGGTCCGAGGCCCAGCACGAGCAGTTGGCGGCCCACGGCAGCGCCGAGATCCTCCAGGCCGACCTGGCTGGGCTGGCCCTGCAACTGGCGCGCTGGGGCGTTCCGCCGGAGCAGTTGAGCTGGCTCGACCAGCCGCCGGCCACCGCCTACGCCCAGGCCCAGGACCTGCTGGCCCGGCTTGGCGCGTTCAAGCCGGGCAGCCGCGACAACCTCAGCGCTCACGGCCAGGCCATGGCCGAACTGCCGGCACATCCGCGCATCGCCCACCTGCTGTTGCGCGGGCAAGACCTGGGCCTGGCCGACATGGCCTGCGACCTCGCCGCGCTGCTTGGCGAGCGTGACATCCTGCGCGGTGGCGGCGCCGACCTGCACAGCCGGCTGGCCCTGCTCAGCGGTGAAGCCCGCGCTTCGCGGGGCGGCCAGGGCGGCGTGCAGCGCGCCCGGCAACTGGCCCGGCAGTATCGCGGGCAACTGCGCGGTCAACCGCGCAGCCCGGTGGCCGAGCCTGACCATCCCCGTTGGCTGGGGGCGTTGCTGGCGCTGGCCTATCCCGACCGGGTGGCGCAACAGCGTCGCCCAGGCGGTGCCGAGTACCGCCTGGCCAATGGCCGTGCGGCGCTGTTCGGTGAAGTCGACGCGTTGATGAAAAGCCCATGGCTGGTGATTGCCGACCTGGGCAGCCGGCAGGGCCAGCGCGAGGAGCGTATCTACCTGGCCGCCGAGTTCGACCCGGCGTTGCTCGACGATGTACTGGCCGAGCAAGTCGAACAGCTCGACCTGCTCGACTGGGATGATCGCGAGCAAGTGCTGCGCGCCGAGCGCCAGCGCAAGGTCGGTGAACTGGTGCTCAGCCGCGAACCCCTGCCTGGGCTGGATGACCAGGCGCGGGCCAAGGCATTGCTTGGCCTGGTGCGGCGCAAGGGCCTGAACCTGCTGACCTGGACCCCCGAACTGCGCCAGTGGCAGGCCCGGGTTGCGCTGTTGCGCCAGCTCGACCTGGAAAAGGACAGCGACAGCCCCTGGCCAGACCTGAGCGACCACGCCTTGCTGGCCAACCTGGAAGACTGGCTGCAACCCTACCTGGGCAAGGTTTCGCGCCTGAGCCACTTCGCCGCCCTGGACCTGCCGGCGCTGCTGCGCAACCTGTTGCCCTGGCCGCTGCCCCAGCGCCTGGACGAACTGGCCCCCGCGCACCTGAGCGTGCCGTCGGGCTCGAGCATTCGCCTGGACTACAGCGAGCAGCCGCCGATCCTGGCGGTGCGCCTGCAGGAGCTGTTCGGCCTGGCCGACACCCCGCGCATCGCCAACGGTCGCCAGCAGGTCAAGCTGCACCTGCTGTCACCGGCGCGCCGCCCGGTGCAGGTGACCCAGGATCTGGCCAACTTCTGGCGCACCACCTATGCCGAGGTGAAGAAAGACCTCAAGGGGCGCTATCCCAAGCACTACTGGCCGGATGACCCGCTGGTGGCCGAGGCCACTGCCCGGGCCAAGCCGCGGGGGACTTGA